One genomic region from Sulfurospirillum oryzae encodes:
- a CDS encoding FtsK/SpoIIIE domain-containing protein translates to MNLIAKYISEKILSESYSSTDEQTRGMFRLSLYAKHVIEDILNYYHVNHNNHILFLLDNEFGFTHQHNFAIHVNRDVMAQYRNENLKEHQINLEKIRYLVFVPFEDVDTLLDIDTITPDDIARNFESIISAIDLPFLDRHSKIKLQKVAKVFLKEVDELDPFQMESFTQTTLCHLNNGNPIEDAMGLSLNILNAFKCHKFFVSLKKNDSVQEVKKLAQSFKTLSAGLAKRVGNKTLDTEILLSKRDENREEFDHLKVLDAAKYELINKFIVADYKELLHRKAEFSQLDWQEDYVYRLFEKTLSDTSKALGAETVDLLGALDIDLHEHEKNSLFQYDALKASERLNLRDILEPIYKKYKGYIESNKALRNKWDKFLYPSQTKSDHFILGLLDTIKKLKADVENIDHIEVTLKQTQTAAIVRNYTKYAIDYLHKRYAILNRVSQKIHFDFKFIIDIDERLTKQKLSAEDKKFRKGSLSRASNELHFIVYAKNATGETLKERKLIWSYDPNTLLNGYKEDVEAIQDHLKNKKLYSNIVYRASSSEKGEKKPLSLYDFSSLETRGNVSGYRLFSKKNDLGISSKDIALSAQKLLDSDSFNQFQTLFTAYMKQYAWLLKELDILSTVEKSVFDFNGVEKLSQAYIALCHFLYDNSNHDVFKSNVIEPFLTLLTIRVGQEDTVLIPAYHPLRLISYFVKLKYTFDFVDNYITSAETPLIKEDLFFNDLEQSFITPYYPEVFRLFDVEGNEQSILHISEAYDDYTILEPVQNFLNSGQSADPSSQSAILSKVIENYLELNQHKQSSLKVLLHAVNNYDFPVKFMKKLMSLDFTSQENNFEIYLNDVDATHIRKMYRAFLVNQNNQDAEEALEYNEVSFLSNIRLNAFDQSFKQLDTVNDQLNIAFLNDFVSSKAKIEFRKQLLEKPYSLFDFHPTMWSKRKYMTQQESSVGKYLVSPAKSELTSSFYNLLYLTMSTHRDDYTNKVPTLKVDRQHKSLHSDLEAIHKRTDWVVNLDALLDKKILEEFGANVIKYRKARHINRNLVISSKANTILLENHLMKKFKDFHVREDIVKTTVENIIKSANELSGDVLLKAIGKGCFANEMLGLVLTKTILEGCSENQNILILIDDYADWFLSSISSEEKLLIAQNNVLADILAITPIFEGERLKTIYIDVVESKFCSESSRAQMAKKSLQQTKDSYTLFNKVFEDNTYADREYWIAKISDLIVENHHKSFVGNLTSEDIRNAIRTDKSIKFIVRGMSFVCVYDYEENYQPETGIENVTQYIIGSKSIVKMIEELPQFNHMLPDITLPTYKLQMKQISFEMSSCENSLQDTIIETSVPLSETKSEIKQITTETVIVDTKNKDDITIRYTEEKAAKEVAEHAEGATVSTAVKQVVMHHGYRAKILRYLFTPNAVRISLEPELGWNENIFYKMSNDFLAVKMLKLLRVEVVPGSYELVFLRKERQVIFYEECLKDRELSDGAGNTKILLGRNEKDNEVVYYNLDSEDPHALIGGMTKSGKSVLLNIFIVDLIQTNTPDELRLILVDPKQVEFTRYRGIPYLDDDGIIIKKELAIVKLHTLVDEMERRYSLFAEAGVNEINKYNRKVDTKIPRIVLIFDEFADWMLDDEFKKEASSAVQSLSGKARAAGIHLIVSTQRPDNSVVVPILRANLGAKFALRVDSEKNSAIILDEPGAEKLLGYGHMIAKFAGQKQYIQTAFISDELIDSVLKSVITCEKK, encoded by the coding sequence ATGAATCTCATAGCTAAATATATCTCCGAAAAAATTCTATCAGAAAGCTATTCTTCTACAGATGAACAAACGAGAGGGATGTTTCGTCTTTCTCTTTATGCTAAACATGTTATTGAGGATATTCTAAATTATTATCATGTAAATCATAACAATCATATTCTATTTTTGCTTGATAATGAATTTGGATTTACCCATCAACACAATTTTGCTATCCATGTTAATCGTGATGTTATGGCGCAATATCGAAATGAAAATCTCAAAGAACATCAAATTAATCTTGAAAAGATTAGATATCTCGTGTTCGTACCTTTTGAAGATGTTGATACTCTTCTCGACATTGATACAATCACACCTGATGATATTGCTAGAAATTTTGAATCTATCATTTCGGCCATTGATCTACCTTTCCTGGATCGCCATAGCAAAATAAAACTCCAAAAAGTTGCTAAAGTATTTTTAAAAGAGGTTGATGAACTTGATCCATTTCAAATGGAGAGTTTTACACAAACTACTCTTTGTCATTTAAATAATGGCAATCCTATAGAAGATGCGATGGGACTTTCACTCAATATTTTGAATGCATTTAAGTGTCACAAATTTTTTGTAAGTCTCAAAAAAAATGACTCTGTGCAAGAAGTTAAAAAGCTTGCGCAATCTTTTAAAACGTTATCTGCTGGATTAGCTAAACGTGTTGGCAATAAAACACTTGATACAGAAATATTGCTCAGCAAAAGAGATGAAAACCGTGAAGAGTTTGATCATCTTAAGGTGCTAGATGCAGCAAAGTATGAACTCATAAATAAATTTATTGTAGCAGATTACAAAGAACTGTTACATCGAAAAGCTGAGTTTAGCCAGCTTGACTGGCAAGAAGATTATGTTTATCGCCTTTTTGAAAAAACTCTATCAGATACGTCCAAAGCACTAGGCGCTGAAACCGTAGATTTGCTTGGGGCACTAGACATTGATTTGCATGAACATGAAAAAAATAGTCTGTTCCAATATGATGCACTCAAGGCGAGTGAGAGATTAAATCTACGCGATATTCTTGAGCCTATTTATAAAAAATATAAAGGCTACATTGAAAGCAATAAAGCATTGCGCAACAAGTGGGATAAATTTCTTTATCCATCGCAAACGAAATCAGATCATTTTATATTGGGTTTACTTGACACAATCAAAAAGCTCAAAGCGGATGTAGAAAATATTGATCATATTGAAGTAACGTTAAAGCAGACACAAACTGCTGCAATCGTACGAAACTACACCAAATATGCGATTGATTATCTACATAAACGTTATGCAATTTTAAACAGGGTATCCCAAAAAATACACTTTGATTTTAAATTTATTATAGATATTGATGAACGTCTTACAAAGCAAAAACTTTCTGCAGAGGATAAAAAATTTCGTAAAGGAAGTCTATCTAGAGCTTCTAATGAACTGCATTTTATCGTCTATGCTAAAAATGCTACTGGTGAAACTTTAAAAGAGCGAAAGTTGATTTGGAGCTATGATCCCAATACTCTCTTAAACGGTTACAAGGAAGACGTAGAAGCTATTCAAGATCATTTAAAAAATAAAAAGCTTTATTCCAATATCGTTTATCGTGCGAGTAGTTCCGAAAAAGGAGAGAAGAAACCACTTTCGCTCTATGATTTTTCTTCGCTAGAAACCCGAGGCAATGTCTCTGGATACCGTCTTTTTTCAAAGAAAAATGATCTCGGAATTTCTAGCAAAGACATTGCGTTATCAGCGCAAAAGCTACTTGATAGTGATTCATTTAACCAGTTTCAAACACTTTTTACTGCGTATATGAAGCAGTATGCATGGCTTCTAAAAGAACTAGATATCCTCTCTACCGTGGAAAAATCAGTCTTTGATTTTAATGGCGTTGAAAAGCTTAGCCAAGCTTACATTGCACTTTGTCATTTCCTTTATGACAATAGTAATCATGACGTATTTAAGTCTAATGTCATTGAACCTTTTTTGACTCTATTAACCATACGCGTTGGGCAAGAAGATACGGTACTTATTCCTGCTTATCACCCCTTACGACTCATTTCATATTTTGTTAAGCTCAAATATACCTTTGATTTTGTAGATAACTACATTACATCTGCAGAGACACCACTGATCAAAGAAGACTTGTTTTTCAATGATCTTGAGCAAAGTTTTATTACACCTTACTATCCTGAAGTCTTTCGCCTCTTTGATGTTGAGGGTAATGAACAGAGCATATTACATATCTCAGAAGCATATGATGACTATACCATCCTAGAGCCTGTTCAAAACTTCTTAAATAGCGGGCAAAGTGCAGATCCTTCTTCTCAGAGTGCGATATTAAGTAAAGTCATCGAAAACTATTTAGAACTTAACCAGCACAAGCAAAGCAGTTTAAAAGTTCTACTTCACGCCGTTAATAACTATGACTTCCCTGTGAAGTTTATGAAAAAATTGATGTCTCTTGATTTTACATCCCAAGAAAACAACTTTGAAATCTACCTGAATGATGTTGATGCAACGCATATTCGAAAAATGTACCGAGCATTTTTAGTAAATCAAAATAACCAAGATGCGGAAGAAGCACTTGAATACAATGAAGTCTCTTTCTTATCCAATATCAGGCTAAATGCTTTTGATCAAAGCTTCAAGCAACTAGATACCGTTAATGACCAACTGAATATTGCATTTTTGAATGACTTTGTGTCGTCCAAAGCAAAAATCGAATTTAGAAAACAATTACTTGAAAAACCTTATTCACTGTTTGACTTTCACCCTACAATGTGGTCAAAAAGAAAATATATGACGCAACAAGAGAGCAGTGTAGGCAAATATCTTGTCTCACCAGCCAAAAGTGAACTGACTAGTTCCTTTTATAATTTGCTCTATCTCACTATGAGTACGCATCGAGATGATTATACAAATAAGGTTCCCACGCTAAAAGTGGACAGACAGCATAAAAGTCTTCATTCCGACTTAGAAGCGATTCATAAGCGCACGGACTGGGTAGTAAACCTGGATGCCTTGTTGGATAAGAAAATTCTTGAGGAATTTGGTGCCAATGTCATTAAATACCGCAAGGCACGACATATCAATCGTAACCTTGTTATCTCCTCCAAGGCAAATACCATTCTACTTGAAAATCATCTCATGAAAAAATTCAAAGATTTTCATGTGCGTGAAGATATCGTCAAAACGACTGTCGAAAACATCATCAAATCAGCAAATGAATTATCTGGTGATGTCTTACTTAAAGCCATTGGAAAAGGATGTTTTGCCAATGAAATGCTTGGTCTTGTTTTGACTAAAACCATACTTGAAGGGTGTTCTGAAAATCAAAATATCCTTATCCTTATTGATGATTATGCTGATTGGTTTTTGTCGAGCATTAGCTCAGAAGAAAAGCTACTAATAGCACAGAATAATGTCCTGGCAGATATTCTTGCGATTACTCCAATCTTTGAGGGAGAAAGACTTAAGACCATTTATATTGATGTCGTTGAATCCAAGTTCTGTAGTGAAAGTAGTCGTGCACAAATGGCAAAAAAATCACTTCAGCAAACAAAAGATTCTTATACTCTTTTTAACAAAGTGTTTGAAGATAATACTTATGCCGATAGAGAATATTGGATTGCAAAAATTTCCGACTTAATTGTTGAAAACCATCATAAAAGTTTTGTTGGTAATTTAACATCAGAAGATATACGTAATGCAATACGTACTGACAAATCAATCAAATTCATTGTTCGAGGTATGTCATTTGTATGTGTGTATGATTACGAGGAAAATTATCAGCCTGAAACTGGTATAGAGAATGTTACACAATATATAATAGGATCTAAATCCATTGTAAAAATGATTGAAGAACTGCCACAGTTTAATCATATGTTGCCTGATATAACATTGCCAACTTATAAATTGCAAATGAAACAAATATCTTTTGAGATGAGTTCATGTGAAAATTCTTTGCAAGACACAATTATTGAAACAAGTGTCCCATTAAGCGAAACAAAATCTGAAATTAAGCAGATTACAACAGAAACTGTAATTGTAGATACAAAAAATAAAGATGATATAACCATAAGATATACTGAAGAAAAAGCGGCAAAAGAAGTTGCGGAACATGCAGAAGGCGCAACTGTAAGTACAGCAGTCAAACAGGTAGTTATGCACCATGGTTATCGAGCTAAAATTCTACGATATCTATTTACACCTAATGCAGTGCGGATTTCTCTTGAGCCAGAATTAGGCTGGAATGAGAATATTTTCTACAAAATGAGTAATGATTTTCTTGCTGTCAAAATGCTCAAGCTACTGCGTGTAGAAGTTGTACCTGGTTCCTATGAGTTAGTATTTTTACGAAAAGAGCGACAAGTAATTTTCTATGAAGAATGCCTCAAAGATAGGGAATTGAGTGATGGGGCCGGTAATACGAAGATTCTGCTCGGACGTAATGAAAAAGATAATGAAGTCGTTTACTACAATCTTGATAGTGAAGACCCACACGCACTTATTGGAGGTATGACGAAAAGTGGTAAGAGTGTGCTACTTAATATTTTCATTGTTGATTTAATTCAAACTAATACGCCTGACGAATTACGCTTGATATTGGTTGATCCAAAACAAGTTGAATTCACTCGATATAGGGGTATTCCATACCTCGATGATGATGGAATCATCATCAAAAAGGAGCTTGCTATTGTAAAGCTACATACCCTTGTTGATGAGATGGAAAGACGCTATTCGCTTTTTGCAGAAGCTGGTGTCAATGAAATCAATAAATATAATAGAAAAGTTGATACGAAGATACCAAGAATTGTCCTTATTTTCGATGAATTTGCTGATTGGATGCTTGATGATGAATTTAAAAAAGAGGCTAGTAGTGCCGTTCAAAGTTTGTCTGGGAAAGCAAGAGCTGCAGGTATTCACCTAATTGTTAGTACACAACGTCCTGACAACTCTGTTGTTGTACCTATTCTGCGAGCGAACTTAGGTGCAAAATTTGCATTACGTGTGGATAGTGAAAAGAACTCAGCTATCATTCTTGATGAACCAGGAGCAGAAAAACTACTCGGCTATGGTCATATGATTGCTAAATTTGCTGGGCAAAAACAATATATCCAAACAGCATTTATATCTGATGAGCTCATAGACTCCGTTCTAAAGAGTGTCATAACTTGTGAAAAAAAATGA
- a CDS encoding metallophosphoesterase, translating into MKIDILSDTHFDSWFGYPRTQSPTFFPSKDAVIGFWRTFKPKGNYLILAGDIGHSIEQNVLILKYLKEAFYQDIILVLGNHDYYLIGHEYITTYTKGGLQKAEAAKEAYRKNGFIVLDGTTVTLEGITFGGAMGWYNSAYVQKNLHALKAMQALAYYYGDIEAFLQDLWGEAINDKKHMKIDYFDELYKEEYAKLESIHQHCDVMISHYNPSIDMKHQTPRWEKNPTTSFFCFNAEELIQTMRANLWIYGHNHTSYDYTRHDDKRFITNALGYSGEAKGIKIFTIQI; encoded by the coding sequence GATAGCTGGTTTGGCTACCCTCGTACACAAAGTCCTACCTTTTTTCCTTCCAAAGATGCCGTCATTGGTTTTTGGCGTACATTTAAACCAAAAGGAAATTATTTAATCCTAGCAGGAGATATTGGACACAGTATTGAACAAAATGTTCTTATCCTCAAATATCTCAAAGAAGCATTTTATCAAGATATTATTCTGGTCTTAGGCAATCATGACTATTATCTCATTGGACATGAATATATCACCACATATACAAAAGGTGGACTTCAAAAAGCAGAAGCTGCCAAAGAAGCCTATCGCAAGAATGGTTTTATTGTCTTGGATGGTACCACTGTGACTTTAGAGGGAATCACCTTTGGTGGTGCTATGGGTTGGTACAACAGTGCTTACGTTCAAAAAAACCTACACGCTCTTAAAGCCATGCAAGCCTTAGCCTATTACTATGGTGATATTGAAGCTTTCTTACAAGATCTTTGGGGTGAAGCTATCAATGATAAGAAACACATGAAGATTGATTATTTCGATGAACTCTATAAAGAAGAATATGCCAAACTAGAAAGTATCCATCAACACTGTGATGTCATGATTAGTCATTACAATCCAAGCATTGATATGAAACATCAAACACCAAGATGGGAGAAGAATCCTACCACATCATTTTTCTGTTTTAATGCAGAAGAGTTGATTCAAACGATGCGTGCCAATCTTTGGATTTATGGACATAACCATACCTCGTATGACTATACTCGCCATGATGATAAACGCTTTATCACCAATGCTCTAGGTTATAGTGGAGAGGCTAAAGGTATAAAGATTTTCACGATTCAAATTTAG